The Chryseobacterium geocarposphaerae genome window below encodes:
- the alaS gene encoding alanine--tRNA ligase — protein sequence MTSQEIRQKFLDYFQSKGHLIVPSAPIVLKDDPTLMFSNSGMTQFKDYFLGYKEPKASRIADTQKCLRVSGKHNDLDDVGRDTYHHTMFEMLGNWSFGDYFKKDAIAFAWELLTEVYGIPKENLYVTIFEGDTSENLDRDQDAYDFWKSHISEDRIINGNKKDNFWEMGASGPCGPCSEIHVDLRSDEEKAKVSGLELVNKDHPQVVEIWNLVFMQYNRKADGSLENLPAKHIDTGMGFERLCMALQGKSSNYDTDVFTPLIAKVEELSGKKYTGVLEDEKDIAIRVVVDHIRAVSFAIADGQLPSNGGAGYVIRRILRRGTSYSYRFLDMKEPFLYKLVAVLQEQMGKFFPELEKQGVLVTEVIKSEEESFLRTIETGLIRVEKLIQQTIANNAKVLPTEEVFELYDTYGFPDDLTRIIAEEKGLTIDEKGFEVALNEQKQRSKADSAQKVYDWVVLEEQEPKFVGYDQIEAKTHITKYRKVENKDGEFYQVVLSNTPFYPEGGGQVGDKGVLENAAESFEVLETKKENGLIISLINGLPKDASTVFYAKVNATDRKNSQANHSVTHLLHEALRDVLGTHVEQKGSYVGPDYLRFDFSHFNKMTEEELALVEEKVNAKIKESIALQEFRNIPIQEALDKGAMALFGEKYGDNVRMIQFGSSKELCGGTHVKNTSEIGHFKIVSESSAAAGIRRIEAISGDKSEEYFKNLEKQVTELSQLLKSKDVVRSIEKLIEENATLKAEVEAFKKEKAKGEIGDWKNAYEQKGDKQLLVKKTSLDAGSVKDIVFQLKREIPASVTIILSDADGKPMITVGVSDDLATNYQAGAIVKDLAKEIQGGGGGNPGFATAGGKNLDGLENAYQKALSI from the coding sequence ATGACATCACAAGAGATTCGTCAAAAATTTTTAGATTATTTTCAAAGTAAGGGTCACCTTATCGTTCCTTCGGCTCCTATCGTGCTGAAAGACGACCCTACCCTTATGTTTTCCAACTCAGGAATGACGCAGTTCAAAGATTATTTTTTAGGATACAAAGAGCCTAAAGCCTCAAGAATTGCCGATACTCAAAAATGTTTAAGAGTTTCAGGAAAGCATAATGATCTGGATGATGTGGGTAGAGATACCTATCACCACACCATGTTTGAGATGTTGGGGAACTGGTCTTTCGGTGATTATTTCAAAAAAGATGCTATTGCTTTTGCCTGGGAATTGTTGACGGAAGTGTATGGAATTCCGAAAGAAAACCTTTATGTAACTATTTTTGAAGGTGATACCTCTGAAAATCTTGACAGAGATCAGGATGCTTATGATTTCTGGAAATCTCATATTTCTGAGGATAGAATTATCAATGGAAACAAAAAAGATAATTTCTGGGAAATGGGCGCAAGCGGACCTTGCGGACCTTGTTCTGAAATTCATGTTGATTTAAGAAGTGATGAAGAAAAAGCGAAAGTTTCAGGACTTGAACTGGTGAATAAGGACCATCCTCAGGTTGTGGAAATCTGGAATCTGGTTTTCATGCAATACAACCGTAAAGCAGACGGAAGCTTGGAAAACCTTCCTGCCAAACATATTGATACCGGAATGGGCTTCGAACGTCTTTGTATGGCACTTCAGGGGAAATCTTCAAACTACGACACCGATGTTTTCACACCTCTGATTGCTAAAGTTGAGGAACTTTCAGGTAAAAAATATACCGGAGTTTTAGAAGACGAAAAAGATATTGCGATCCGTGTTGTGGTAGACCACATCAGAGCGGTTTCTTTTGCGATTGCAGACGGACAATTACCATCAAACGGAGGAGCTGGTTATGTGATCAGAAGAATTTTAAGAAGAGGAACTTCTTATTCTTACAGATTCCTGGATATGAAAGAGCCTTTCCTTTATAAATTGGTTGCTGTGCTTCAGGAACAAATGGGTAAATTCTTCCCTGAATTGGAAAAACAAGGCGTTTTAGTGACTGAAGTGATCAAAAGTGAAGAGGAATCTTTCTTAAGAACGATTGAAACAGGATTAATCAGAGTTGAAAAATTAATCCAGCAGACGATTGCCAACAATGCTAAAGTGTTGCCTACGGAAGAAGTTTTCGAATTATATGACACTTACGGTTTCCCGGATGACTTAACAAGAATTATCGCCGAGGAAAAAGGATTAACGATTGATGAAAAAGGATTTGAAGTTGCTTTAAATGAACAAAAACAGCGTTCAAAAGCTGATTCTGCTCAGAAAGTGTATGACTGGGTAGTTTTAGAAGAGCAGGAACCAAAGTTCGTAGGTTACGACCAGATTGAAGCGAAAACTCATATTACAAAATACAGAAAAGTAGAAAATAAAGACGGAGAATTTTATCAGGTTGTGTTAAGCAACACTCCTTTCTACCCTGAAGGTGGTGGACAAGTTGGAGATAAGGGGGTTCTTGAAAATGCTGCTGAAAGTTTCGAAGTTTTGGAAACGAAAAAAGAAAACGGATTGATTATTTCTTTAATCAACGGACTTCCTAAAGATGCAAGCACAGTTTTCTACGCTAAAGTAAATGCGACCGACAGAAAGAATTCCCAGGCCAACCACTCTGTGACTCACTTGTTACACGAAGCGTTAAGAGATGTTTTGGGAACTCACGTTGAACAAAAAGGTTCTTACGTTGGTCCTGATTATTTACGTTTCGACTTCTCTCATTTCAACAAAATGACAGAAGAAGAATTGGCTTTGGTTGAGGAAAAAGTAAATGCAAAGATCAAAGAAAGTATTGCATTGCAGGAGTTCAGAAATATTCCGATCCAGGAAGCACTGGATAAAGGTGCAATGGCTTTGTTCGGTGAAAAATACGGTGACAACGTGAGAATGATCCAGTTTGGAAGTTCAAAAGAACTTTGCGGTGGAACTCACGTGAAAAATACAAGTGAAATCGGTCATTTCAAAATTGTTTCTGAAAGTTCTGCGGCTGCAGGAATCAGAAGGATTGAGGCGATTTCGGGGGATAAATCAGAAGAATATTTTAAAAATTTAGAAAAGCAGGTCACTGAACTTTCTCAGTTGTTAAAATCTAAAGATGTTGTTCGTTCTATCGAAAAATTAATCGAAGAAAATGCAACTTTGAAAGCTGAAGTTGAAGCCTTTAAAAAAGAAAAAGCTAAAGGCGAAATCGGTGACTGGAAAAATGCTTATGAGCAAAAAGGAGACAAACAACTTTTGGTAAAGAAAACATCTCTTGACGCAGGTTCTGTGAAAGATATTGTGTTCCAGTTAAAGAGAGAGATCCCTGCTTCTGTAACGATTATCCTTTCTGATGCAGACGGAAAACCAATGATCACTGTTGGAGTTTCTGATGATTTGGCTACCAATTATCAGGCTGGAGCGATTGTAAAAGATTTAGCTAAAGAAATCCAAGGTGGTGGCGGTGGAAACCCAGGTTTTGCAACCGCAGGAGGAAAAAATCTTGATGGTTTGGAAAATGCTTATCAGAAGGCATTGAGCATTTAA
- a CDS encoding RNA polymerase sigma factor encodes MTKNETIKTWIEEYSGPLLRRAVYLLSDKVEAEDVVQEVFISAFSSYDSFEGKSQPLTWLMTILNRKVADFYRKKYKSEPSIKLDHFFDETGSWKNDDVLNDWDASNKEAELLDDKDFNKTLEDCIEDLPSRWKIPMKMYYLEEKKAPEVSQELNISTTNLWKILQRSRMQLRECLEFNWFAKS; translated from the coding sequence ATGACAAAAAACGAAACAATCAAAACCTGGATAGAAGAATATTCAGGACCATTGTTGAGAAGGGCAGTATATCTGCTTTCAGATAAAGTTGAAGCGGAAGATGTGGTTCAGGAAGTTTTTATTTCGGCTTTTTCGTCATATGATTCTTTTGAGGGAAAAAGTCAGCCATTAACTTGGCTGATGACTATTTTAAACAGAAAAGTTGCGGACTTTTATCGAAAAAAATATAAATCCGAACCATCAATAAAACTAGACCATTTTTTTGATGAAACCGGTTCGTGGAAAAATGATGATGTCCTTAATGATTGGGATGCTTCCAACAAAGAGGCCGAGCTTCTCGATGATAAAGATTTTAATAAAACATTGGAAGATTGTATTGAAGATTTACCCTCCAGATGGAAGATTCCGATGAAAATGTATTATCTTGAAGAAAAAAAAGCACCTGAAGTGAGTCAGGAATTGAATATTTCCACGACTAATCTTTGGAAGATTTTACAACGAAGCCGAATGCAGTTGCGAGAGTGTCTGGAGTTTAACTGGTTTGCAAAATCATAA
- a CDS encoding DUF417 family protein, which translates to MNGTVLKINKESRTGRIGYYISLFGAALVLLWIGIFKFTPTEAEGIKHLVENHFLTFFVYDIVSVQTVSDAIGAIEIIIALLLLFSVKFASLRKYAAIGMIVTFLMTISYLFTTPGIWRMVDGVPVTDFFILKDLMLLGFGLMILNEKNDHK; encoded by the coding sequence ATGAACGGAACTGTACTAAAAATCAATAAAGAAAGCCGAACGGGCAGAATCGGATATTATATCTCGCTTTTCGGAGCTGCCTTGGTCTTACTTTGGATCGGAATATTCAAATTTACTCCGACAGAAGCAGAAGGAATAAAACACTTGGTAGAAAACCATTTCCTCACTTTTTTCGTATATGATATTGTAAGTGTCCAGACAGTGTCAGATGCTATCGGAGCGATAGAAATTATCATTGCTTTACTATTACTATTTAGTGTGAAATTTGCATCTCTCAGAAAGTATGCGGCTATCGGAATGATTGTAACTTTTCTTATGACAATAAGTTATTTATTTACGACTCCGGGAATCTGGAGAATGGTAGACGGGGTTCCAGTTACAGACTTCTTTATTTTAAAGGATCTGATGCTTTTAGGATTTGGTTTAATGATTTTAAATGAAAAAAATGATCACAAATAA
- the msrB gene encoding peptide-methionine (R)-S-oxide reductase MsrB: MKNILILLGVILGIAVFAASCGDSKPKSTEIKEKNETVMDNKNVKEIYFAGGCFWGTEHFFQQIRGVVGTEVGYANGNKENPTYEEVVSHTTGFAETVKVKYDPEQVDLKLLIDLYFKTIDPTSLNKQGNDRGDQYRTGIYSTDEETEAIVKAEVQKLAKNYNKPVVVETIPLKNFYKAEDYHQDYLDKNPGGYCHIEPGLFEMARNANPLPKKQTKEMKYQKKDKAVLKKELTAEQYNVTQENATERAFQNEYWDETREGIYVDITTGEPLFISTDKFESGCGWPSFSKPISKQLIDEKLDRSYGMTRVEVRSKTGDAHLGHVFNDGPEDKGGLRYCINSASLKFIPKAEMKDKGYGDYISLLEKDKK, encoded by the coding sequence ATGAAAAACATATTAATATTGCTTGGAGTAATTCTGGGTATAGCAGTTTTTGCTGCAAGCTGTGGAGATTCTAAACCGAAATCCACAGAAATTAAAGAAAAAAATGAGACCGTTATGGATAATAAAAACGTAAAAGAAATCTATTTTGCAGGAGGATGTTTTTGGGGAACTGAGCACTTTTTTCAACAAATTCGCGGAGTGGTAGGAACAGAGGTTGGATATGCCAATGGAAATAAAGAAAATCCTACGTATGAAGAAGTGGTAAGTCATACCACGGGCTTTGCGGAAACTGTAAAAGTAAAATATGATCCTGAACAGGTAGATTTAAAACTATTAATTGATTTGTATTTTAAAACCATTGATCCTACGAGTTTAAATAAGCAGGGAAATGACAGAGGAGATCAGTATAGAACAGGGATTTATTCAACAGATGAAGAAACGGAAGCTATTGTAAAAGCTGAGGTTCAAAAATTAGCTAAAAATTATAACAAACCTGTTGTGGTAGAAACGATTCCTTTGAAAAATTTCTACAAGGCAGAAGATTATCATCAGGATTATTTAGACAAAAACCCGGGAGGATATTGCCATATTGAACCTGGATTATTTGAAATGGCGAGAAATGCAAACCCGCTTCCTAAAAAACAAACAAAAGAAATGAAGTATCAAAAAAAAGATAAAGCAGTATTAAAAAAAGAATTAACGGCTGAACAGTATAACGTAACTCAGGAAAACGCTACGGAAAGAGCATTCCAAAATGAATACTGGGATGAAACCCGCGAAGGAATTTATGTGGATATTACAACAGGAGAGCCTTTATTTATTTCAACCGATAAATTTGAATCAGGTTGTGGATGGCCAAGTTTTTCAAAACCAATTTCCAAGCAGCTGATTGATGAGAAATTAGACCGTTCTTACGGAATGACAAGAGTGGAAGTAAGAAGCAAAACGGGAGATGCACATTTGGGGCACGTTTTCAATGACGGACCAGAAGACAAAGGCGGACTCCGTTACTGTATCAATTCCGCTTCTTTAAAGTTTATCCCTAAAGCGGAAATGAAAGACAAAGGATATGGAGACTATATTTCTTTACTTGAAAAAGATAAGAAGTAA